One stretch of Streptococcus australis DNA includes these proteins:
- a CDS encoding NAD-dependent epimerase/dehydratase family protein yields MKKVLVTGATGFLGKYVVEELSQQGYQVRAFGRNHKAGQSLESSLVSFFQGDLTKQEDLTQASQGMDMVVHAGALSTVWGPWEDFYQTNVLGTKYVLEACRETGIQRLVYVSSPSIYATPRDQISIKECDAPQENNLNNYIRSKLASEKLFKDYPDVPSIILRPRGLFGIGDTSILPRVLKLSQKIGIPLIGDGRQLMDMTCVENVALAIRLALEAPQASGEVYNITNGEPREFRSLIEETLRGLGYPITYRRVPAPLLSAIANGLEFLYKTLKLKGEPALTRYTYYLLRYSQTLDISKAERDLGYCPKISISEGIDQYVKDYRKH; encoded by the coding sequence ATGAAGAAAGTATTGGTAACAGGTGCTACGGGCTTTCTAGGCAAGTATGTTGTTGAAGAGCTCAGTCAGCAGGGCTATCAGGTACGCGCTTTTGGACGCAATCACAAGGCGGGTCAGTCTTTGGAGAGCTCCCTAGTATCATTTTTTCAGGGAGATTTGACCAAGCAAGAGGATTTGACTCAGGCTTCTCAGGGTATGGACATGGTTGTGCATGCGGGTGCTCTTTCTACCGTCTGGGGACCTTGGGAAGATTTCTACCAGACAAATGTCTTGGGGACCAAGTATGTTTTAGAGGCTTGTCGGGAGACGGGTATCCAACGCTTGGTTTACGTATCCTCACCTAGCATCTATGCTACTCCTAGAGATCAGATATCTATCAAAGAATGCGATGCGCCTCAGGAAAATAATCTAAATAACTACATTCGTAGTAAACTAGCTTCGGAGAAGCTGTTTAAGGATTATCCCGATGTTCCTAGTATAATCTTACGACCTCGTGGGCTTTTTGGGATTGGGGATACCAGTATTTTGCCCCGGGTTCTCAAACTCAGTCAGAAGATTGGCATTCCCTTGATAGGGGACGGTCGTCAGCTCATGGATATGACCTGTGTGGAAAATGTTGCTCTGGCCATTCGCTTGGCTCTAGAGGCCCCTCAAGCTAGTGGTGAAGTATATAACATCACCAATGGAGAACCAAGGGAATTTAGGAGTCTGATAGAAGAAACCCTGAGAGGTTTGGGTTATCCGATAACATACAGAAGAGTACCAGCTCCTCTTCTGTCAGCTATTGCCAATGGTTTAGAGTTTCTTTATAAGACCTTGAAACTCAAAGGTGAGCCAGCTCTGACACGCTACACCTATTATTTACTGAGGTATAGCCAGACACTGGACATCAGCAAGGCGGAGCGAGACTTGGGTTATTGCCCTAAAATCAGTATTTCAGAAGGGATTGACCAGTATGTCAAAGATTATCGAAAGCATTGA
- a CDS encoding glycosyltransferase translates to MRKIKIDVVVVPLSGHLFPTLNLLAPLLKDPLYEIRLFTGPQRKAVAEEMGFQVIPILENSVDEFERVANNEGQLNLISAYRQLSASLDLIDVVSDQLVQEWQENRPDIVIADFITLSGGLVAEQLGIPWITTMATQFAIETTDGPPCFFGGMGSPKTPFQSVQQWLGRKVTRLGKRIVTFLLRERLKRYDFKFYNQKGQETIYSPYSILGIGMKELELKSGFPEHYLWVGPFGSSIERAENYPLDLGPYANHKKVLVSCGTQLAWAKDNLLYQTQQLAKAHPDCHFFVTLGFGGQDFQCEEIMDNVSVVSYLPYKEYISQMDYVIHHGGAGIFYQCIIYGKPALILPHDYDQYDYAVRGLEAGIALTAKREDTEAIGRAFDQLLARADWPDLNKLSRAAQVYQPTEILKSEIHRLLGDKEK, encoded by the coding sequence ATGAGAAAAATCAAAATTGATGTGGTTGTAGTGCCCTTAAGTGGGCATCTCTTCCCAACCTTGAATCTACTCGCACCCTTGTTGAAGGATCCCTTGTATGAGATTCGATTATTTACAGGACCGCAACGAAAAGCTGTTGCAGAGGAGATGGGATTCCAGGTGATTCCCATTTTAGAAAATTCTGTAGATGAATTTGAGCGCGTAGCCAACAATGAAGGGCAATTAAACCTTATTTCTGCTTATCGACAGTTGTCAGCTAGTCTTGATTTGATCGATGTGGTGTCTGACCAACTAGTGCAAGAGTGGCAGGAAAATCGACCTGATATTGTGATTGCCGACTTCATCACCTTATCTGGGGGGTTAGTAGCGGAACAGTTGGGAATTCCTTGGATAACAACCATGGCGACACAATTTGCCATTGAAACGACAGATGGACCGCCTTGTTTCTTTGGAGGAATGGGCAGTCCAAAGACACCGTTCCAATCTGTCCAGCAATGGCTGGGGAGAAAAGTGACTCGTTTAGGGAAACGAATCGTAACCTTTTTATTGAGAGAACGCTTAAAACGTTACGATTTTAAGTTCTACAATCAGAAAGGTCAAGAAACTATCTATTCCCCCTATTCTATCTTAGGGATTGGGATGAAAGAATTGGAGCTGAAAAGTGGTTTTCCAGAGCATTACCTTTGGGTGGGACCTTTTGGGTCTTCGATTGAGAGGGCAGAGAATTATCCCCTAGATTTGGGTCCTTATGCAAATCATAAGAAAGTCCTTGTATCTTGTGGGACTCAGCTAGCATGGGCCAAAGACAACCTCCTCTACCAGACCCAACAATTGGCAAAAGCCCATCCAGACTGTCACTTCTTTGTGACTCTGGGGTTTGGCGGACAAGACTTCCAATGTGAGGAGATCATGGACAATGTTTCGGTGGTATCCTATCTTCCCTATAAGGAATACATTTCTCAGATGGATTATGTAATTCATCATGGCGGTGCGGGTATTTTTTACCAATGTATTATCTATGGCAAGCCTGCCTTGATTCTCCCTCATGACTATGATCAGTATGACTATGCGGTTCGCGGGCTAGAGGCAGGGATTGCCCTGACTGCTAAACGAGAGGATACGGAAGCGATTGGGCGAGCTTTTGATCAGTTATTGGCTAGAGCTGACTGGCCAGACTTGAACAAACTCAGTCGCGCAGCCCAAGTCTATCAGCCAACAGAGATTCTGAAGAGCGAAATACATCGGCTCTTAGGGGACAAGGAGAAGTAA
- a CDS encoding iron-containing alcohol dehydrogenase encodes MATFYVPAVNLIGKGVVNEVGPYIKELGYKKALLVTDKFIEGSDILPKVLKPLDAEGIEYVIFSDVEPNPTCKNVTDGVAALKEHGCDFIISLGGGSPQDAASCISIIATNGGKPQDYEGLHKSAKKGLPVVAINTTAGTSAEITINYVITDEERKVKMVMVDKNSLALISVNDPELMLSKPKGLTAATGMDALTHAVEALVTPGAYDVTKKLSIGAIELIKEYLPRAVANGHDIEAREAMVNAIFLGGMSFNNAGLGYVHSMAHQLGAVYNLPHGVCCAMLLPVVERENAKRVPEAFRNVAKALGLHVEGKTDQECAAYAIAEIEKLSETVGIPKKLTELGIQEKDFDFDYLSKNALIDACAPGNPFMPTLEETIAFYKELF; translated from the coding sequence ATGGCTACATTTTACGTTCCGGCAGTTAACCTTATCGGTAAAGGCGTTGTAAATGAAGTAGGTCCGTATATCAAGGAACTTGGGTATAAGAAGGCCCTTTTGGTGACAGATAAGTTCATCGAAGGCAGTGATATTTTACCTAAGGTCCTAAAACCATTAGATGCTGAAGGGATTGAATATGTGATCTTTAGCGATGTTGAGCCAAATCCGACTTGCAAGAACGTCACAGACGGAGTGGCTGCCCTGAAAGAGCATGGTTGTGACTTCATCATCAGTCTTGGAGGTGGATCTCCTCAGGATGCGGCTAGTTGTATCTCTATCATTGCGACAAATGGTGGAAAGCCACAGGACTACGAAGGCCTCCACAAGTCTGCTAAAAAAGGGTTGCCAGTGGTTGCGATCAATACAACGGCTGGAACTTCAGCAGAAATCACCATCAACTATGTCATTACTGACGAAGAACGCAAAGTCAAAATGGTAATGGTAGATAAGAACAGCCTAGCCCTTATCTCTGTTAATGATCCAGAACTCATGCTTTCAAAACCGAAAGGATTGACAGCAGCAACAGGTATGGACGCTCTTACCCACGCTGTCGAAGCCTTGGTAACACCGGGTGCTTATGATGTGACCAAGAAACTCTCTATCGGAGCGATTGAACTCATCAAGGAGTACCTCCCTCGTGCCGTAGCAAATGGCCATGATATTGAAGCGCGTGAGGCGATGGTCAATGCCATCTTCCTCGGTGGTATGAGCTTTAACAATGCTGGTCTGGGTTATGTTCACTCAATGGCTCACCAACTCGGTGCAGTATATAATTTACCACATGGTGTTTGCTGTGCCATGCTTCTCCCTGTTGTTGAGCGTGAAAATGCTAAACGTGTACCAGAAGCTTTCCGCAATGTAGCTAAAGCCTTGGGACTTCATGTTGAAGGGAAAACAGACCAAGAATGTGCTGCCTACGCTATCGCTGAGATTGAAAAATTGTCTGAAACAGTAGGCATTCCGAAGAAACTAACTGAACTCGGTATCCAAGAAAAAGATTTTGACTTTGACTACCTTTCTAAGAATGCCTTGATTGATGCCTGTGCACCAGGAAATCCATTTATGCCAACATTAGAAGAAACTATTGCCTTCTATAAGGAATTGTTCTAA
- a CDS encoding SP_0198 family lipoprotein has product MKIKTFTLSIAFLAILSLLAACGSKTQAPTQQSAQQSSTQQESSSSAATSASQPQASSSQDAPVAQPTNIDGTYTGKDENDQITLVVTGKIGTWTEVESDGDKEIKQVTFDPENQRVIIGDDVKIYAVNGNQMIIDDMDREASDRVVLTKQ; this is encoded by the coding sequence ATGAAAATCAAAACATTCACACTTTCTATTGCTTTCCTAGCAATTCTTAGTCTATTAGCAGCTTGTGGATCTAAGACACAAGCACCTACCCAGCAATCTGCTCAACAATCATCTACTCAACAAGAGTCATCTTCTAGTGCTGCTACAAGTGCCAGCCAACCACAGGCATCCTCAAGCCAGGACGCCCCAGTAGCTCAACCTACGAACATCGATGGTACCTATACTGGAAAAGATGAGAATGACCAGATTACTCTTGTTGTAACAGGTAAAATTGGTACATGGACTGAGGTCGAGTCAGATGGAGATAAGGAAATCAAGCAAGTCACCTTTGATCCCGAAAATCAACGTGTCATTATCGGAGATGATGTTAAAATTTACGCGGTTAATGGTAATCAAATGATTATTGATGATATGGACCGAGAGGCATCTGACCGAGTAGTCTTAACGAAACAATAA
- a CDS encoding bifunctional folylpolyglutamate synthase/dihydrofolate synthase — protein sequence MFEVEEWLHSRIGLNFRSGLGRMQRAVDLLGNPEKTYPIIHVTGTNGKGSTIAFMRELFAVHGKKVGTFTSPHIISIHDRICINGQPIADADFIRLAEQVKEMEKALLETHDQLSFFELLTLIAFLYFREQEVDLVLLEVGIGGLLDTTNVVTGEIAVITSVGLDHQETLGDSLEEIAEQKAGIFKAGRKAVIAKLTPEAELVCQSKARELAVEFYQAGRDFTLNAGDFSSSLARFSQLKIGLEGAYQQENAALALQTFLLFMASREGGVEEELVRQALQETHWAGRLERIRPQIYLDGAHNLPALTRLVEFIQGKIQQGYQVHILFGALKRKDYQGMLGYLSEQLPQVELKVTGFDYQGSLDEKDVAGYDLISSYGDFIREFEEKANDQDLLFVTGSLYFISEVRASLVGSDGAS from the coding sequence ATGTTTGAAGTAGAAGAATGGCTCCATAGTCGGATTGGTTTAAACTTTAGATCTGGACTTGGACGAATGCAGCGAGCAGTGGATTTACTAGGGAATCCTGAGAAGACTTATCCCATTATCCATGTAACAGGAACGAATGGCAAGGGGTCAACTATTGCCTTTATGAGGGAGTTGTTTGCAGTTCATGGGAAAAAAGTTGGGACCTTTACCTCTCCTCATATTATCAGCATCCATGATCGAATCTGCATCAATGGACAACCGATTGCTGATGCAGATTTTATCCGTTTGGCGGAGCAGGTCAAGGAGATGGAAAAAGCTCTTTTGGAAACACATGACCAATTATCTTTCTTTGAGTTGTTGACCCTGATTGCTTTTCTTTATTTTAGGGAACAAGAGGTGGATTTAGTTTTACTAGAAGTGGGGATTGGTGGTCTACTTGATACCACTAATGTCGTAACAGGAGAAATTGCAGTTATTACTTCCGTTGGGCTAGATCATCAGGAGACCTTGGGTGACAGTCTGGAGGAAATAGCAGAGCAGAAAGCTGGTATCTTCAAGGCTGGCAGGAAGGCGGTCATTGCCAAGCTTACTCCAGAAGCGGAGCTTGTCTGTCAAAGTAAAGCGAGAGAGTTAGCTGTTGAATTTTATCAAGCTGGGCGAGACTTCACATTGAATGCTGGGGATTTTTCAAGTAGCCTTGCAAGATTTTCCCAGCTTAAAATCGGCTTGGAAGGCGCCTACCAGCAAGAAAATGCCGCCTTGGCTTTACAAACTTTTCTTCTGTTTATGGCGTCAAGAGAGGGAGGTGTCGAAGAAGAGCTTGTCAGACAGGCATTGCAAGAGACTCACTGGGCGGGTCGATTGGAACGGATTCGTCCGCAAATCTACCTAGATGGAGCTCACAATCTTCCAGCTTTAACCCGTCTGGTCGAGTTTATCCAAGGGAAAATCCAGCAAGGCTATCAAGTTCACATTCTTTTTGGGGCTCTTAAACGCAAGGATTATCAAGGGATGTTAGGCTATCTATCTGAGCAGTTGCCTCAGGTGGAACTTAAGGTAACGGGCTTTGACTACCAAGGTTCTTTGGATGAGAAGGATGTGGCGGGTTACGATTTGATTTCTTCTTATGGCGATTTTATCAGAGAATTTGAAGAAAAGGCCAATGACCAGGACCTGCTTTTCGTGACGGGGTCACTCTACTTTATCTCGGAAGTGCGAGCGAGTTTGGTTGGAAGCGATGGGGCTAGTTGA
- a CDS encoding DUF1292 domain-containing protein, with amino-acid sequence MSHDHNHDHEERELITLVDEQGNETLFEILLTIDGKEEFGKNYVLLVPVNAEEDEDGQVEIQAYSFTENEDGTEGELQPIPEDSEDEWNMIEEVFNSFMEE; translated from the coding sequence ATGTCACACGATCACAACCATGACCACGAAGAACGTGAATTGATTACACTTGTTGATGAGCAAGGAAATGAAACTTTATTTGAAATCCTTTTGACCATTGATGGAAAAGAAGAATTTGGTAAAAACTATGTTCTTCTAGTGCCAGTTAACGCAGAAGAAGACGAAGACGGGCAAGTTGAAATCCAAGCTTACTCATTCACTGAAAATGAAGATGGAACAGAAGGGGAATTACAACCAATTCCAGAAGATTCAGAAGACGAATGGAACATGATTGAAGAAGTCTTCAACAGCTTTATGGAGGAGTGA
- the ruvX gene encoding Holliday junction resolvase RuvX: MRIMGLDVGSKTVGVAISDPLGFTAQGLEIIQINEEQGQFGFDRIEELVDSYKVDRFVVGLPKNMNNTSGPRVEASQAYGSKLEEIFGLPVDYQDERLTTVAAERMLIEQADISRNKRKKVIDKLAAQLILQNYLDRKF; this comes from the coding sequence ATGAGAATTATGGGATTGGACGTTGGTTCAAAAACGGTAGGCGTTGCCATTAGTGACCCACTAGGTTTTACGGCTCAGGGCCTTGAAATTATCCAAATCAATGAGGAACAGGGTCAGTTTGGTTTTGACCGGATTGAGGAATTGGTTGATAGCTATAAGGTTGACCGTTTTGTAGTGGGCTTACCTAAAAACATGAACAATACCAGCGGTCCGCGGGTAGAAGCCAGTCAAGCCTACGGATCAAAACTAGAAGAGATTTTTGGTTTACCAGTAGACTATCAAGATGAGCGCCTGACCACGGTTGCAGCCGAGCGTATGCTGATTGAGCAGGCAGACATCAGTCGCAATAAGCGAAAAAAAGTCATTGATAAATTAGCTGCCCAGCTGATTTTGCAAAATTATTTAGATAGAAAATTTTAA
- a CDS encoding IreB family regulatory phosphoprotein, which yields MGFTEETVRFKLDDSNKKEISETLTDVYASLNDKGYNPINQIVGYVLSGDPAYVPRYNNARNQIRKYERDEIVEELVRYYLKGQGVDL from the coding sequence ATGGGATTTACTGAAGAAACTGTACGGTTTAAATTGGATGATTCCAATAAGAAAGAAATTAGCGAAACCTTGACAGACGTCTATGCTTCATTGAACGACAAGGGCTACAATCCAATTAACCAGATCGTCGGTTATGTATTGAGTGGTGACCCTGCCTACGTTCCTCGTTACAACAATGCACGAAATCAAATCCGTAAGTATGAACGTGATGAAATCGTTGAAGAATTAGTGCGCTATTACCTTAAAGGACAAGGAGTCGATCTATAA
- a CDS encoding SP0191 family lipoprotein, translated as MKKLLIASFALLFLLVGCGQKKGATTTSTTTSETLQSTLPVLDNAEKNTVVTKTLIFPESENGTKQSQTITYKGKQFLKLVIRQTRPLSEELKSFIADHGLEATKKAFAEAEEKDESLQEARKLEGFTVETQLISETEMETTTTYDFQILDVKKAAQVEYLKNIGLETLLKNEPSQYIEDRIANGATEQ; from the coding sequence ATGAAAAAGTTACTAATTGCTAGTTTTGCCCTTCTCTTTTTGCTTGTTGGTTGTGGGCAAAAAAAGGGAGCAACTACCACTTCAACAACGACATCTGAGACTCTCCAATCCACTTTACCAGTTTTAGATAATGCTGAGAAGAACACGGTTGTGACCAAAACTTTGATTTTCCCTGAGTCAGAAAATGGGACTAAACAATCACAAACCATTACTTATAAAGGGAAACAATTTCTAAAATTGGTCATCCGGCAGACACGGCCCTTAAGTGAGGAGTTGAAATCCTTTATTGCTGACCACGGTCTTGAAGCTACAAAGAAAGCCTTCGCGGAAGCCGAGGAGAAAGATGAAAGTCTCCAAGAAGCACGTAAGTTAGAAGGTTTTACGGTTGAGACTCAGTTAATCAGCGAGACAGAGATGGAAACTACTACGACTTATGATTTTCAAATTTTAGATGTCAAAAAGGCGGCGCAAGTAGAATATCTAAAGAATATTGGCTTAGAGACTCTTTTGAAAAATGAACCAAGCCAATATATCGAAGATAGAATAGCAAATGGAGCGACAGAACAATAG
- the spx gene encoding transcriptional regulator Spx, with product MIKIYTVSSCTSCKKAKTWLNAHQLSYKEQNLGKEGITREELLDILTKTDNGIASIVSSKNRYAKALGVDIEDLSVNEVLNLIMETPRILKSPILVDEKRLQVGYKEDDIRAFLPRSVRNVENAEARLRAAL from the coding sequence ATGATTAAAATATATACAGTCTCCAGTTGCACAAGCTGTAAAAAAGCGAAGACCTGGCTCAATGCCCACCAGCTAAGTTATAAAGAACAAAACCTTGGCAAAGAAGGAATTACGAGAGAAGAATTACTTGATATTCTGACAAAGACAGATAATGGAATTGCCAGCATTGTATCATCAAAAAACCGCTATGCGAAAGCTTTAGGAGTTGACATCGAAGATCTTAGTGTCAATGAAGTGCTCAACCTGATCATGGAAACACCACGGATTCTAAAAAGTCCGATTCTTGTTGACGAGAAACGCTTGCAGGTCGGTTATAAAGAAGATGATATCCGTGCCTTTTTACCACGCTCTGTCCGTAATGTAGAAAATGCAGAAGCACGATTACGTGCAGCTCTATAA
- the mgtA gene encoding magnesium-translocating P-type ATPase, whose translation MKTTKERLATAIQTSLKDSLAFYHTSLDGLGQERVEENRDLYGENTITKGQEDSIIKKIYESIINPFTIILLVIAFISLVTNVWLAKPGQEDPTTSIIIVVLILISGGIRFVQELRSDRATTNLSKLIVNTATVIREGQVQEIPIDDLVVGDIVKLSAGDMIPADVVLFESRDFFVQQSGLTGESDAVEKIALEKVEQPSLDSLLESESLAFMGTNVISGSAKAMVLAVGDHTMMGAIEQTLNTYDEPTSFEREMNTVSWLLIRLMLVMVPIVFFANGLTDGDWLEAGVFALSVGVGLTPEMLPMIITASLAKGSIIMAKEKVVIKKLNAIQDLGAIDILCTDKTGTLTQDEIVLEYPLDIHGDLDLTVLRRAYLNSYFQTGLKNLMDRAIIKRTEKEAKEHSLLQNLDQTFQKIDELPFDFERRRMSVIVKDDEGTVSMVTKGALEEMLTISSRVEYHGEITPLTDAIRAEILAEVGQLNKQGLRVLGIGYKTDIQEGYSYTVKDEKDMILTGYLAFLDPPKPSAAPAIKALLEHGVKTKILTGDNEKVTQAICEKVGLDIEHILLGVDIDQMSDEQLAEVVESVTVFAKLSPDQKARIILQLKRNGHSVGYMGDGINDAPSMKVADVGISVDTAVDIAKETADVILLDKDLMVLETGIVEGRKVYANMTKYIKMTVSSNFGNIFSLLVASIFLPFLPMSPVHLIVLNLVYDLSCVALPFDNVDQDFLKQPHTWEAKSITRFMVWMGPISSIFDILTFIFLYFIIVPLMTGHDYVHGSESALQFIIFFQTGWFIESMWSQTMVIHMLRTAKVPFVQSRPAWLVILMTLVAAFFVTSLPYGPLVHILRLAPLGLPYFLFLICIIFLYMFSVTVMKKFYIKKYKEWL comes from the coding sequence CTCGTTACAAACGTCTGGCTTGCCAAACCTGGTCAAGAGGATCCAACGACATCTATCATTATTGTTGTCTTAATTTTGATTTCAGGAGGTATCCGTTTTGTCCAAGAGTTGCGAAGTGATAGGGCAACAACCAACCTTTCAAAATTGATTGTCAACACTGCAACGGTTATTCGGGAAGGTCAAGTGCAAGAAATACCGATTGATGATTTGGTGGTAGGAGATATTGTGAAATTAAGTGCAGGGGACATGATTCCTGCAGATGTCGTCTTATTTGAATCACGCGACTTTTTTGTTCAACAGTCAGGTTTGACTGGAGAAAGTGATGCGGTCGAAAAAATTGCTTTAGAAAAAGTGGAACAACCCTCATTGGATAGTTTGCTAGAATCTGAATCCCTCGCTTTTATGGGAACAAATGTCATATCTGGTAGTGCAAAAGCGATGGTTTTGGCAGTTGGTGATCATACTATGATGGGAGCTATTGAACAGACTCTGAATACCTATGATGAACCAACTTCTTTTGAACGTGAAATGAACACTGTTTCATGGTTGCTCATTCGATTAATGCTGGTCATGGTTCCCATTGTATTTTTCGCCAATGGTTTGACAGACGGTGACTGGTTGGAAGCAGGCGTCTTTGCCCTTAGTGTTGGTGTGGGTCTTACACCAGAAATGTTGCCGATGATCATTACAGCTAGTCTAGCAAAAGGTTCTATCATCATGGCTAAAGAAAAGGTCGTGATTAAAAAACTCAACGCCATCCAGGACTTAGGTGCCATCGATATCTTATGCACAGATAAAACAGGGACTTTAACTCAGGACGAGATTGTGTTGGAATATCCTTTGGATATCCATGGAGATTTGGACCTTACTGTCTTACGTAGAGCTTATCTAAATTCTTATTTCCAAACAGGTTTAAAGAATCTGATGGACCGAGCTATTATCAAACGGACAGAAAAAGAAGCGAAAGAACACAGCCTTCTACAAAATCTAGATCAAACATTTCAAAAAATTGATGAACTTCCCTTTGACTTTGAACGTAGACGGATGAGCGTCATTGTAAAAGATGATGAGGGGACTGTCAGTATGGTGACCAAGGGAGCCTTAGAAGAAATGCTCACGATTTCATCTCGTGTAGAGTATCATGGCGAAATAACTCCTTTGACGGATGCCATTCGTGCAGAAATCTTAGCAGAAGTCGGACAATTAAATAAACAAGGGCTACGTGTCTTAGGGATTGGCTATAAGACGGATATACAAGAAGGCTATAGCTATACAGTCAAAGATGAAAAGGATATGATCCTGACCGGTTATCTTGCCTTCTTGGATCCACCAAAACCTTCAGCGGCACCTGCAATCAAGGCTTTACTTGAACATGGTGTTAAGACTAAGATTTTAACTGGGGATAATGAAAAAGTAACGCAAGCCATCTGTGAGAAAGTTGGTTTGGACATTGAACACATCCTTTTAGGGGTAGATATCGACCAGATGTCAGATGAGCAGTTGGCAGAAGTGGTTGAAAGTGTAACAGTATTTGCTAAATTGTCTCCTGACCAAAAAGCTCGCATCATTCTACAGCTAAAAAGAAATGGTCATAGTGTTGGTTATATGGGAGATGGTATTAACGATGCTCCATCTATGAAGGTGGCAGATGTTGGCATTTCCGTTGATACTGCAGTCGATATTGCCAAGGAAACAGCGGATGTTATTTTGCTAGATAAGGATCTCATGGTTCTTGAAACTGGTATCGTTGAAGGTCGTAAGGTCTACGCCAACATGACCAAGTACATTAAGATGACAGTTAGTTCAAACTTTGGGAATATATTCTCCCTTCTAGTTGCAAGTATCTTCTTGCCATTTCTACCAATGTCTCCTGTTCATCTAATTGTCCTAAACTTAGTTTACGATTTATCCTGTGTGGCTTTGCCGTTTGATAATGTGGATCAAGACTTCCTAAAACAACCCCACACATGGGAAGCAAAATCCATTACCCGATTTATGGTTTGGATGGGGCCTATCTCATCTATCTTTGATATTTTGACCTTTATCTTCCTTTACTTTATCATTGTTCCATTGATGACAGGACATGATTATGTTCATGGGTCTGAATCAGCCCTTCAGTTTATTATCTTTTTCCAAACAGGATGGTTCATTGAATCTATGTGGTCTCAAACAATGGTGATCCACATGCTTCGTACAGCAAAAGTTCCTTTTGTACAGAGCAGACCAGCTTGGCTTGTGATTTTGATGACTTTAGTTGCTGCCTTTTTTGTAACCAGTCTACCTTATGGACCTCTAGTACATATCCTTCGTTTAGCTCCATTGGGACTGCCTTACTTCTTGTTCTTAATCTGTATTATTTTCTTGTATATGTTTAGTGTCACAGTTATGAAGAAATTTTACATTAAGAAGTACAAGGAATGGCTATAG